The Fusobacterium necrophorum subsp. necrophorum genome includes the window TGTAACAAGATATTAAATATTTCGTATTGTATTTCAAAAAATCCAAACTATTTTTTAAGATATAAAGACAGCTTTCTTTTTATAGGCTGTCACGAAAGAAAAAGGAAAGAGAGGTGTTTTCTTTGAATCAGATAAAAGGATTACCAAATGGGATTAGTGATTTTAAGATATTAAGGGAGAAAAATTACTACTATGTCGATAAGAGTACCCTTATAGAAGAACTACAACAAGAAATTGGGAAAACCATTTTATTCACAAGACCAAGAAGATTTGGAAAAACATTGAATATGTCGATGTTACAATATTTTTGGAATATTCAACATGCAGAAGAAAATAGAAAATTGTTTCATGGATTGAAGATTGAAAACAGTCCCCATATAATGGATCAAGGAAAATATCCTGTCATTTATCTTTCTTTCAAAGATATAAAAGAAAGAAGTTGGGAAGAGTGCAAAAAAGAAATAAAGAAATTGTTATCCGATTTGTATGATAAATATCATTTTCTTCGAGAGTCATTAAATCAAAGAGATTTGAAATATTTTGATGATATTTGGTTAGAGAAGGAAGAAAGCAGTTATTCTAATGCCCTCAAAGATTTATCAAAGTACCTTTGCCAATATTATCAAAAGAAAGTTGTTATTTTAATCGATGAATACGATACTTCAATTCTATCCGCTTATGAACATGGATATTATGAGGAAGCGATTTCTTTTTTTCGAACCTTTTACAGTGCCGCTTTGAAAGATAATGAATATTTGCAGATAGGAATTATGACAGGAATTTTACGAGTGGCAAAGGAAGGAATTTTTTCCGGCTTGAATAATCTTTCAGTATACAGTATTCTAGATGAAAAATATTCCTCCTATTTTGGATTAACCGAAAAAGAAGTGCGGGAAGCTTTAGAATATTACGAGTTGGACTATAATATTCAAGAAGTAAAAGAATGGTATGACGGATATTTATTTGGAAATACGGAAATGTATAATCCCTGGTCCATCATCAGCTATATGGCAAATAAAAAAATAGAAGCATATTGGATAGGAACTTCCAGCAATGCTCTTATCAATCAAATGTTGGAAAAAGCAAGGAAAGAAGAAAGTGATATTTTTCAAAAATTAGAAAGCTTATTTCAAGGAAAATCTATTCTACAGCAAATTCAAAAAGGATCTGATTTTCATGATTTAGTCCATGTGGAAGAAGTGTGGCAGTTATTTTTATACAGTGGATATTTAACGATAGAGCGA containing:
- a CDS encoding AAA family ATPase, which translates into the protein MFSLNQIKGLPNGISDFKILREKNYYYVDKSTLIEELQQEIGKTILFTRPRRFGKTLNMSMLQYFWNIQHAEENRKLFHGLKIENSPHIMDQGKYPVIYLSFKDIKERSWEECKKEIKKLLSDLYDKYHFLRESLNQRDLKYFDDIWLEKEESSYSNALKDLSKYLCQYYQKKVVILIDEYDTSILSAYEHGYYEEAISFFRTFYSAALKDNEYLQIGIMTGILRVAKEGIFSGLNNLSVYSILDEKYSSYFGLTEKEVREALEYYELDYNIQEVKEWYDGYLFGNTEMYNPWSIISYMANKKIEAYWIGTSSNALINQMLEKARKEESDIFQKLESLFQGKSILQQIQKGSDFHDLVHVEEVWQLFLYSGYLTIEREQEQGFYQLRIPNKEVYSFFQESFIQKFLGNVTNFSALVIALMQKQWARFEEMLQTVMMNSFSYFDITMEDEKIYHVFMIGLLSVLQGEYYIHSNKESGFGRYDISMEPKDSKKSGFILEFKIAKSEEELEKKAKEALEQIESKKYTTEMKEREISNILGLGISFYGKKVKIAQKNL